ATGCGGCCTTTCTGGAGACCAACTATGATGAGGAACTCCTGGACCGGGGCCATTACCCGTATCATTTGAAAGCCCGCATCAGGGGGAACTTCGGCCACCTTTCTAACCTGCAGGCCATTAACCTGTTCACCGGGTATAAACCCAGTTTTATGACCCATGTGCTGCTGGGGCACCTTTCCAAAGACAATAACTGCCCGCACCTGGTAAAAGAGCTGTTCTCTACCCACGCCGATGGCACCGAAGTAGTAGTGGCCTCCAGGTACCAGGAAACGAAGGTCTATTATGTAAACGGGGAGCCGGTTTCCCTTGCTAAGGCGAGCCCTGTAGTGCAAAAAGTGGCGGCCCGCAAAGCGGTGTCCAAACCTAAGGTCCAGCAGCTTTCCTTAGATCTTTTTTAGCCTGAAAAGGTACATCCTTCCGCTACAAGTATTTTATTTTCCCTCCTATTATAAATGTCTTTGCCCCTTCAGGTGCGAGGGTTCATCCATGCGTTTGTTTTCTGCTAGATTCTTTTCCTGAAAAGTCCATAGTTAGTGGAAAGAAAAGGCCAAGGAATCAAGGATTTTAAAACAGGTCCAAAGACATACTTTGATTTTTAGCCAACCCTAGAATTACTTCCTACGTTTTCATACCCAAGTATCCCATCTAATAATCTAAAAATAACGCTATGGAAACAAGAGACTTAAAAAACGAAGCTAGAGAATTAAAGAACGCAGCTGATAATTTCAATCCAGAACATAAAGAAGGTCCTGTTGCCCGGGCCATTGAAGAGTATACCGCTAAGTTACCTTCAGACTTATTCCTGTGGGCAGCCCTGGGATCAATGGCAGTTTCTGCCACCCTTAAAATCATGAAAAAAGATGATGAAGCCTTATTTGTAGGCCAGTGGCCAGCACCTTTCCTGTTGCTGGGACTATATAACAAGATTGTAAAAGTAGAAGGCCATGAAGGCGAAAAAACTGCGGGCAGACGCCCAGCCGGTGCCGGAACCAGATAAGCCTTTCACCTATATAAGTTGAAACAGAAGAGGGAGCCCAGGCTCCCTCTTCTGTTTTTAGGGATTCTCCAACCCAAAAGTTATAAGGGTGCGCCATAAATACGGTTAACCCGCCTATCTTTCAAAATCCTCCTTCCTGCCATTTCAAATAAAAACCAGCTTTAAGTTGTCCAAGCAACTTCTTGTGACGGAAATAATAAAAACCAGGCTTTTATATAGGTTTTACGATTTTAATATATTAAATATGTAATACAAACTTGTAAAAGTCTAGTAAATGCTTCAGTGACCACTTTATTGTTAAAGGTATGGTAGTAAGCTTTTCTTTTAGATTTTGCCTACAATGCCTGTTAGTGGCCTACTTATGCCTGGCCTTTACGGGGGTAGCGCGGGCGCAGGTAGAAACCAAGCAGGATTCTACTGCTAAAAGCCTGGTCAATGAGCAGCAAAACAAATTAAACGAGCAAAAATTAAAGTCCTCCGCAGACTTAGAGATAGACGGCCTGATAGTAGACGAAACGGTCACTAAAACGGGGCGGAATTTTTATGACATCTTCCAAATGCAATGGGAGGCCCCGGTGGGCGTGAAGAATTTTTCCATTACCATCAAAGAGAAGCCCGCCCGGGGCAATGTATCTATTGTTTCTGTGGTGGTTAATGATGAAAGTGTCTTTGAGTACCAGTTACAACCCAGGTATGAAGTAATAGAGGAGGTAGCCAATTACGTTGTGACCCTGGTGTTTGATCATTTGGTGAATGATCAACTGACAAAGCAGCTGGAGGCCGAGGGGAAACAGTTACGTGAGTTATATTGAATATCCTATCCAAAAAATATATTACATGGTTATGAAAAAGCTTTACTCTTTCGCGGTTCTTCTGGTCTTGTTTGTCTTGTCTCATTCCCAGGTAATGGCGCAGGACTTTGTATATGAACCCAAGAACCCTGCCTTCGGGGGAAATCCTTTTAACTACCAGTGGCTGCAATCCTCGGCCCAGTCGCAAGATAAATTAAAGGACCCTAATGCCACCACGGGAACTGGCGCTAACCAAGACCCGCTAAAGCAATTCCAGGAAAGCCTCAATAGGCAGATCTTAAGCCAGTTGTCAAGGCAATTGGTTTCCTCCCAATTTGGAGATGACGGGTTGGCCCCCGGTAAATACGTGATTGGTACCTATCAGATAGACGTGACAGAAGGAACGAATGGAATTTCAGTGGTCATTGTAGACCAAAGCACGGGCAACCAGACCACCGTCACCATTCCCTACTTTTAGAAGAGCCTGGCCACATTGGCGCCCTCGTCATTTCCTACTTTTCATCCATTGAGCATACCCCCATCTTTATGCTGAACTGCTCTTGTAAGTACCTCACGCACGTAATAGTAGCAGCCCTTCTCTTTTCAGGGGTTTCCTGTACCCCTTTCTTCAATAACGCGTTTCATACCTCCCGGGCTACGCTGGGGGTGCCGGCTCCAGGCAATGAGAACCTGGTGAACCTACCGCCGCCCCAGCAAAAGGTGGTTGCCGCAGTCTATAAATTCAGGGACCAGACGGGCCAGTACAAGCCTTCCGTTAACGGCAATAACTGGTCCACGGCCATTACGCAGGGTACCACCACTATCTTATTGAAATCGTTGGAGGAGTCTGGTTGGTTTACGCCCATTGAGCGCGAGAACCTGGGCAACCTTCTGAATGAGCGAAAAATTGTGCGCTCCACCCGCGCCGAGGCCGAGGCGATTACTGGCCGCAAAGAACCGGCCTTGCCTTCCTTGCTGTTTGCGGGGATCATTCTGGAAGGGGGTATTATTTCTTATGACGCCAACGTGGTCACCGGCGGGGCAGGCCTGCGCTACTTCGGGGCCGGGGCCTCAGGTCAATACCGTGAAGACAAAGTAACGGTGTACCTTAGGGCCATCTCTACCAGCACCGGCGAGATCCTCAAAACCGTCTACACCTCCAAAACCATCCTTTCCCAGACCGTAGACTTCGGGCTTTTCAGGTATGTCAAGTTCAAGAGGCTATTAGAGGCAGAGACTGGTTTTACCTATAATGAACCTTCAGAAATGGCGGTAAAAGAAGCCATTGACAAAGCGGTGCAGGGCCTTATTATTGAAGGCATTCAGGCTGGCTATTGGGGCCTCAAAAATAAAGCCGATATGGAGTCTCCCCTCATAAAGGAATACCAGCAGGAAAAATTGGACGTGAAGAGCACCAACATCCATGGGGAATTAATGGCTTCCAGACGCGGGGTGCTTGGGTTCAGCGCGGCCGGCGGCGGTATGTACTATAACGGTGACTACTCCGGCTCACAGGTAGAACCAATGGCCGAAGTGGGGGTAAAGCTAAGCTCCAAACAGAATCTGGGGGCAGACTTTAAATTTGGGAGAGGAGCCTTGTCTACCACTGGTGAGGTTTACCACCGGACCGTGAACTACGCAGAGCTAAACCTCAACTATCTGCTTTCCCCCAAACTGAAATACTCGCCTTATGTGCAGGTGGGCGGGGGCGTGATAGGCGCCAGCTCCAGTGGGAAAAGCATCTTCAGCGTCTTTGACCAGGAGGGGCTCCAGGCCTATATAAAAGGGGGAATTGGCTATGAATACCTTATCACACCCCATATTGGCCTGGATCTGAGCGCGCACAGCTCCTATATTCTCAATGATAAGATTGACGGCATTAACCAGGGCCGCTTCAATGACTATTACTGGACGGGCAAGCTAG
This Rufibacter radiotolerans DNA region includes the following protein-coding sequences:
- a CDS encoding CsgE family curli-type amyloid fiber assembly protein, producing the protein MAYLCLAFTGVARAQVETKQDSTAKSLVNEQQNKLNEQKLKSSADLEIDGLIVDETVTKTGRNFYDIFQMQWEAPVGVKNFSITIKEKPARGNVSIVSVVVNDESVFEYQLQPRYEVIEEVANYVVTLVFDHLVNDQLTKQLEAEGKQLRELY
- a CDS encoding curli production assembly/transport component CsgF, whose product is MKKLYSFAVLLVLFVLSHSQVMAQDFVYEPKNPAFGGNPFNYQWLQSSAQSQDKLKDPNATTGTGANQDPLKQFQESLNRQILSQLSRQLVSSQFGDDGLAPGKYVIGTYQIDVTEGTNGISVVIVDQSTGNQTTVTIPYF
- a CDS encoding CsgG/HfaB family protein: MLNCSCKYLTHVIVAALLFSGVSCTPFFNNAFHTSRATLGVPAPGNENLVNLPPPQQKVVAAVYKFRDQTGQYKPSVNGNNWSTAITQGTTTILLKSLEESGWFTPIERENLGNLLNERKIVRSTRAEAEAITGRKEPALPSLLFAGIILEGGIISYDANVVTGGAGLRYFGAGASGQYREDKVTVYLRAISTSTGEILKTVYTSKTILSQTVDFGLFRYVKFKRLLEAETGFTYNEPSEMAVKEAIDKAVQGLIIEGIQAGYWGLKNKADMESPLIKEYQQEKLDVKSTNIHGELMASRRGVLGFSAAGGGMYYNGDYSGSQVEPMAEVGVKLSSKQNLGADFKFGRGALSTTGEVYHRTVNYAELNLNYLLSPKLKYSPYVQVGGGVIGASSSGKSIFSVFDQEGLQAYIKGGIGYEYLITPHIGLDLSAHSSYILNDKIDGINQGRFNDYYWTGKLGINIYLGLFK